A genomic region of Thermoproteales archaeon contains the following coding sequences:
- a CDS encoding ribbon-helix-helix protein, CopG family, which translates to MIKKKVSICLPESLLEALDNLAEVRGVSRSKIVAEAIKDYLDKHKIKRLEKYPAALWKTRKSGILKTHKKSKKGIRKR; encoded by the coding sequence ATGATAAAAAAGAAAGTAAGTATATGCCTGCCAGAAAGTCTTCTAGAGGCTTTAGATAACTTGGCTGAGGTAAGAGGCGTTTCTAGAAGTAAAATAGTAGCCGAAGCCATTAAAGATTACCTAGACAAACATAAAATTAAAAGACTAGAAAAATATCCGGCCGCCTTGTGGAAAACCAGAAAATCTGGAATCTTAAAAACACATAAAAAATCAAAAAAGGGAATTAGAAAGCGTTAA
- a CDS encoding MFS transporter, which translates to MHSLTLGFKDILKSEYGVNVIILSLLAFIVNLGFGAISSILPYFILYLEGSLSTLPEELSVIKGASEYAFEVGTLMSVFMFTRAFLARYFGIYSDKIGRKKIVSLGTILYAIVSFFYVIAPSIYWLYAIRMLQGVASAMVWPVAEALLMDSISEDVRGRVMGVYMATTMFSFIGGPAIGVIVYKIGVFVLNIKDINIALRFPFILLALLSLIAVFTVARLKDVTVSKNSKNQQNEGKVRLLRFVKRSINTLYAISFSNGVAMGLISPIVSLYIVEYITSDPAAIAIVSFISGLAGFLVTYPAGYLSDKIGRRKIIIAGILGSRTATLLIPFTKTVEELTAVATLRNINFNFYTPAFRALQADLVPQEIRGKIFGTVQMFFNLGAVIGPILGGAVYQAFANQQILGLPGVAMTFLISALIGYVSLLIFILYVKDEKPASP; encoded by the coding sequence GTGCATTCGTTGACGCTAGGATTTAAGGACATACTCAAAAGCGAATACGGAGTAAATGTAATAATACTCTCTTTACTAGCTTTCATAGTAAACCTGGGATTCGGAGCTATAAGCTCGATACTACCCTACTTCATCCTATACCTCGAAGGTAGTCTGTCAACTCTCCCCGAAGAACTATCCGTGATTAAAGGAGCGTCAGAGTACGCCTTCGAAGTCGGCACCTTAATGTCGGTATTCATGTTCACAAGAGCCTTTCTGGCAAGGTATTTCGGCATCTATAGCGACAAGATCGGCAGAAAAAAGATAGTCTCGCTAGGAACAATCCTCTACGCAATAGTCTCTTTCTTCTATGTTATAGCCCCAAGCATATACTGGCTCTACGCCATAAGGATGCTACAGGGAGTAGCCAGCGCCATGGTATGGCCAGTAGCAGAAGCACTCCTAATGGACAGCATCTCCGAAGACGTGAGGGGAAGAGTTATGGGAGTATACATGGCCACCACAATGTTCTCTTTCATAGGAGGTCCAGCCATAGGCGTAATAGTCTACAAGATAGGAGTCTTCGTCCTAAACATAAAAGACATAAACATAGCGCTTAGATTCCCCTTCATACTGCTTGCCTTGCTGAGCCTAATAGCAGTTTTTACAGTTGCCAGATTGAAAGACGTCACAGTCTCGAAAAATAGCAAGAATCAGCAAAACGAAGGTAAAGTGAGGCTTCTACGCTTTGTGAAAAGAAGCATCAACACGCTCTACGCTATAAGCTTCTCTAACGGAGTAGCTATGGGACTAATCTCGCCGATCGTATCACTCTACATAGTCGAGTACATTACCTCTGACCCTGCCGCAATCGCAATAGTCTCATTCATTTCAGGCCTAGCAGGCTTCCTAGTAACATACCCAGCTGGCTACCTCTCTGACAAAATAGGAAGAAGAAAAATTATAATCGCAGGAATACTCGGCTCTAGAACCGCAACACTCCTCATACCCTTCACCAAAACAGTAGAGGAACTGACAGCCGTAGCTACATTAAGAAACATCAATTTTAACTTCTATACCCCCGCGTTCAGAGCACTACAGGCAGACCTCGTCCCCCAAGAGATAAGAGGCAAAATCTTCGGAACAGTACAAATGTTCTTCAACCTAGGCGCCGTAATAGGCCCTATACTCGGCGGAGCAGTCTACCAAGCCTTCGCCAACCAGCAAATTCTAGGACTCCCAGGCGTAGCTATGACATTCCTAATCTCAGCCCTCATAGGATACGTTTCGCTACTAATATTCATCCTATATGTAAAAGATGAAAAACCGGCTAGCCCCTAG
- a CDS encoding nucleotidyltransferase family protein: MSLFSKLKDEIDNTQVLVFAGGKAKRMGLIDKPKPLLEVCGRSLLDICISYYRDCGFKDFVLLVGYKSNMIKEHVGDGSKYGVKIRYSSDPKVEKVGKGKALKHAIETGVIDVKRRGLVVFPDDLFLDSSLPLRFLLHHIEAVKLRGVEASTVLASAIDFPYGVAEVDETGFVLEFKEKPVIKLYTSTGMYMFEPAVYDLIVEMININEPKAVEFENTVLPFLAKKKKVYAFVVPKDVWFPINTLKQLEQADKILSRIFK; encoded by the coding sequence ATGAGTTTGTTTTCCAAATTGAAGGACGAGATTGATAATACTCAGGTTTTGGTTTTTGCGGGCGGTAAGGCTAAGCGTATGGGATTGATTGACAAGCCTAAGCCTCTATTGGAAGTTTGTGGTCGTTCGCTACTTGATATCTGCATTAGCTACTACCGGGATTGCGGTTTTAAAGATTTTGTTCTATTGGTAGGCTATAAATCCAATATGATTAAGGAGCACGTCGGTGATGGTAGCAAGTACGGAGTTAAAATCAGGTATAGTTCCGATCCTAAAGTTGAGAAGGTCGGCAAGGGTAAGGCATTAAAACACGCTATTGAAACGGGTGTAATAGACGTTAAGCGCCGTGGTTTGGTAGTTTTCCCGGATGACTTGTTTTTGGATTCTAGCCTGCCTTTAAGGTTTCTGCTTCACCATATAGAAGCCGTTAAGCTTCGTGGTGTTGAAGCTTCTACCGTTTTAGCTTCCGCTATCGATTTTCCCTACGGCGTTGCGGAAGTTGACGAGACCGGCTTTGTTCTGGAGTTTAAGGAGAAGCCTGTGATTAAGCTTTATACTTCTACAGGTATGTACATGTTCGAGCCTGCCGTCTACGATTTGATTGTCGAAATGATTAACATAAACGAGCCCAAGGCCGTCGAGTTCGAGAATACTGTTTTACCCTTTTTAGCTAAGAAAAAGAAGGTTTATGCTTTCGTTGTTCCGAAAGATGTATGGTTTCCAATAAATACTTTGAAACAGCTGGAACAGGCTGATAAAATCCTCTCACGCATATTTAAATAA